Proteins from one Rhodoflexus caldus genomic window:
- a CDS encoding GDYXXLXY domain-containing protein, which yields MKFIRLRHLIAFQCLILAGMFVKAYYPLWVGKEVVLRVVPRDPRDFFRGNYVDLQYSFSSLVLDSLPNDLEAGKTYNFGDALYLELRPKGKFYEPAALYCKRPEDKLCLRVMPSYAYTHNGGYNYLNLQGGIESYFTNPQQAKKLEALTSWQNRDSVTVSVVVKIAPDGTARISKILF from the coding sequence ATGAAATTTATTCGGCTCCGGCATTTGATAGCCTTCCAATGCCTGATTTTGGCAGGCATGTTTGTAAAGGCTTATTACCCTCTTTGGGTAGGCAAGGAAGTAGTGCTGCGGGTAGTCCCCCGCGACCCGCGCGACTTTTTCCGCGGCAACTATGTGGACTTGCAGTATTCCTTCTCGTCGCTTGTTTTGGACAGCCTGCCCAACGACTTGGAAGCCGGAAAAACCTATAACTTCGGCGATGCGCTCTATCTGGAACTTCGCCCCAAAGGCAAATTCTATGAGCCCGCAGCCTTGTATTGCAAACGCCCCGAAGATAAACTTTGCCTGCGCGTGATGCCTTCCTATGCCTATACGCACAACGGAGGCTATAATTATCTCAACCTGCAAGGCGGGATAGAATCCTATTTTACCAATCCACAGCAAGCCAAAAAACTGGAAGCACTCACTTCGTGGCAAAACCGCGACTCTGTTACCGTGAGCGTAGTCGTAAAAATAGCCCCGGACGGTACGGCGCGCATCAGCAAAATCCTATTTTGA
- a CDS encoding OmpA family protein: MNIPRSFPLPTIVAFIGSLYLLLPVSAFAQKADLKKGLQLLSSKQLGAAQEFFEDIIKTDSTHTAAYFALAQTYFEQYKTLREQQKHQVRLLNIQPQLDLLKKSHQTAADFNRLYTKLESRSKEDIRRLLAVSEQMLTTDFAQIIMQEAFQLINQAPYRRALNQMFGSKIYDRVTESDTVIALRRLLVQQCRQYISAFPKSTHVSTVRQIAREMLQEYLSMEQLRRSGERDGREYEQFCELILTYCTADEYRHVLPEFYGAYFGFNKQNYLRHHNYFKLKELSQKFNLSPESLLCELNLHNAGYTPEKQALYEAFINTFAPEDVALVAIKKMAEPAIIKREWENARTIFKRYRQLFPGKDNYFAKMDALLAEPEGEKKLENLGTAINSDKREYNPVLTLDGRTLYFSRRAYNTGEDVFVSQWDGKEWSQAKPLDKKINTESHETPLAISPDGQTLFLFGNYYMLPNFFYVIQDAQLGKGDYYFAEKQGNSWSKISAMPNPVNSVYFESGFSMSADGSAILFASDRPGNVGGYFPNYNPNYLYYHGSGEFNVDIYVSLRTENGWSTPINLGKVINTPFAENSPWLHPDMRTLYFTSDGHPGLGSYDVFVSRRLREDSWTEWSEPVNLGKAINSAGSDAIHITADGKTALVVSSQPGNSYGETDIYRITIPEPHRAEPVVVVTGTVIDSNGKPVTKAQITWQATDNSQKGTASVQPNGRFSIPLKRGKKYRYQPVAPDYFSGSQIVDLTQTPATTLVIEQPAMEMGSLNKSESKGFVINSLEFDFDSDVIRPQSLHDLDRLAALLQDNSLMLHIEGHTDDKGSDEFNLSLSRRRAEAVKKYLLAKGCKAQIIAKGFGKTQPIAPNTTEEGRQKNRRVEFRVE; the protein is encoded by the coding sequence ATGAACATTCCTCGCTCCTTCCCACTGCCGACCATCGTAGCTTTTATCGGCAGTTTGTATTTGCTGCTGCCTGTATCGGCTTTTGCCCAAAAGGCAGACTTAAAGAAAGGGCTTCAATTGCTGTCAAGTAAACAACTTGGCGCAGCACAAGAATTTTTTGAAGATATCATCAAGACAGACAGCACTCATACTGCTGCTTATTTTGCACTGGCACAGACCTACTTTGAGCAGTACAAAACGCTGCGGGAGCAGCAAAAACATCAGGTGCGCCTGTTGAATATCCAGCCGCAATTGGACTTACTCAAAAAAAGTCATCAGACAGCAGCCGATTTTAATCGCCTCTACACCAAGTTGGAAAGCAGGTCTAAGGAAGATATCAGACGTTTATTGGCCGTAAGCGAGCAGATGCTCACAACCGATTTTGCGCAAATCATTATGCAAGAGGCCTTTCAGTTAATCAATCAGGCACCCTATCGCCGCGCGTTAAATCAAATGTTCGGCAGCAAAATTTATGACCGTGTTACCGAATCGGATACGGTAATTGCACTGCGCCGCCTGCTGGTTCAGCAATGCAGGCAATACATTAGTGCCTTTCCGAAAAGTACGCACGTCAGTACGGTGCGTCAGATTGCCCGCGAGATGTTACAGGAATACCTGAGCATGGAGCAGTTGCGCCGCTCCGGTGAACGCGACGGACGGGAATATGAACAGTTCTGCGAGCTTATTTTGACATACTGCACGGCTGATGAGTATCGGCACGTCTTGCCTGAATTTTACGGGGCTTACTTTGGTTTTAACAAGCAGAATTATCTCAGGCACCACAACTACTTCAAACTGAAAGAGTTATCACAGAAATTCAATCTTTCGCCCGAAAGTCTTCTGTGCGAACTCAACCTGCATAATGCCGGTTACACGCCCGAAAAACAGGCTTTGTATGAGGCTTTTATCAACACTTTTGCACCCGAAGACGTAGCGCTGGTGGCCATAAAAAAAATGGCCGAACCTGCCATCATAAAGCGTGAATGGGAAAACGCACGCACGATTTTTAAACGCTATCGCCAACTGTTTCCCGGCAAGGATAATTATTTCGCAAAAATGGATGCACTGTTGGCTGAACCCGAAGGTGAAAAAAAATTAGAAAACTTAGGAACTGCCATCAACTCCGACAAGCGTGAATATAACCCTGTTTTAACGTTAGACGGTCGCACACTCTACTTCTCCCGCCGCGCCTACAATACAGGCGAAGATGTGTTTGTCAGCCAATGGGACGGCAAAGAATGGTCGCAAGCAAAACCGTTAGATAAAAAAATCAATACAGAATCGCACGAAACACCGCTGGCCATCAGTCCCGACGGACAAACCTTGTTCCTGTTTGGCAACTATTACATGCTGCCTAATTTTTTCTACGTTATACAGGATGCACAATTAGGCAAAGGTGATTACTACTTTGCCGAAAAACAGGGCAACAGTTGGAGTAAAATCAGTGCTATGCCAAACCCTGTAAATTCTGTGTACTTTGAATCAGGTTTTAGTATGAGTGCGGACGGCAGCGCAATACTGTTTGCTTCCGACAGGCCGGGTAATGTAGGCGGTTACTTCCCTAACTACAACCCCAATTACCTGTATTATCACGGTTCGGGGGAGTTTAATGTGGATATCTACGTATCGCTGCGCACCGAAAACGGTTGGAGCACCCCTATCAATCTGGGGAAAGTGATTAATACGCCCTTTGCAGAAAACAGCCCATGGCTGCATCCCGACATGCGCACCTTATACTTCACTTCCGATGGGCACCCGGGGCTGGGCAGTTACGATGTTTTTGTCAGCCGCCGCCTGCGCGAAGACTCATGGACAGAATGGAGCGAACCCGTTAATTTGGGCAAAGCCATTAACAGCGCAGGCAGCGATGCCATCCACATAACAGCCGACGGTAAAACGGCACTGGTTGTTTCTTCTCAACCGGGTAATTCGTATGGAGAAACCGATATTTATCGCATTACGATACCGGAGCCGCACCGCGCAGAACCGGTCGTAGTTGTAACGGGTACTGTTATTGACAGCAATGGCAAACCTGTAACAAAAGCACAGATAACATGGCAGGCAACCGATAACTCACAGAAAGGCACGGCAAGCGTACAGCCCAACGGGCGGTTCTCTATCCCCCTGAAAAGAGGCAAAAAATACCGCTATCAGCCTGTTGCTCCCGACTACTTTTCGGGTTCGCAAATTGTAGACCTCACGCAAACGCCCGCAACAACTCTTGTGATAGAACAGCCCGCCATGGAAATGGGCAGTTTAAACAAGTCCGAATCAAAGGGGTTTGTCATCAATTCTTTGGAGTTTGACTTTGACAGCGATGTTATTCGCCCGCAGTCCCTTCACGACTTAGACCGCTTGGCGGCACTTTTGCAAGACAACAGCTTGATGCTCCACATTGAAGGCCACACCGACGATAAAGGCAGTGATGAGTTTAACCTTTCATTGTCGCGCCGACGCGCCGAGGCTGTCAAGAAATACCTGCTTGCCAAAGGTTGCAAAGCGCAGATAATAGCCAAGGGTTTCGGCAAAACGCAACCGATAGCGCCTAACACGACCGAAGAAGGCCGACAGAAGAACCGCAGGGTAGAGTTTCGGGTAGAGTAG
- a CDS encoding GNAT family N-acetyltransferase, whose translation MIRIGNVLPHDLAQIIDLQRANLRENISEATQQSQGFVVARYDVPFLERLYAAEPPLVAYDGDKVVGYCLPTPLTVAAASEFLQSTSEMIAGLTYKGKPMTDYRYCLMGQICVAEGYRGEGLFDKLYLAMREQLQGRYDLVVTEVSYRNARSMRAHQRMGYEIIHSYQHDEHWAVVVWDLTAM comes from the coding sequence ATGATTCGTATAGGAAATGTTTTGCCGCACGACTTGGCACAAATTATAGACCTTCAACGCGCTAACCTGCGCGAAAACATCAGCGAAGCTACCCAGCAATCGCAAGGATTTGTGGTGGCGCGCTATGATGTCCCCTTTTTGGAGCGGCTGTATGCAGCAGAGCCGCCGTTGGTGGCTTATGACGGTGATAAAGTGGTAGGCTATTGCCTGCCGACTCCCTTAACGGTTGCCGCTGCTTCCGAATTTTTGCAATCCACATCCGAGATGATTGCCGGGCTTACTTATAAAGGCAAACCCATGACGGATTATCGCTACTGCCTGATGGGGCAAATATGTGTGGCAGAGGGCTATCGGGGCGAGGGGCTTTTTGACAAGTTGTATCTGGCCATGCGCGAGCAGTTACAGGGACGCTATGATTTGGTAGTTACCGAAGTTTCTTATCGCAACGCGCGCTCTATGCGGGCACACCAACGCATGGGCTACGAGATTATTCACAGCTACCAACACGATGAGCATTGGGCAGTGGTAGTCTGGGATTTGACGGCTATGTAA
- a CDS encoding ATP-dependent helicase, with translation MEKRFTDYLASLNEPQRNAVLHTEGPLMIIAGAGSGKTRVLTYRIAWLMQQGVEPFNILALTFTNKAAREMRHRIEQVVGHDARNLWMGTFHSVFAKILRIEGHRLGYTSDFTIYDTDDSKSLIKTILNEMGLDDKVYKVSAVMSRISAAKNRLISWNEYIRNPIFLAEDTEAAKPKLGEVYKQYVQRCFKANAMDFDDLLFNTNVLFRDCLDVLHKYQHKFRYVLVDEFQDTNFAQYLITKNLAAVHQNICVVGDDAQSIYAFRGADIQNILNFSKDYPDLVTVKLEQNYRSTKKIVHVANKVIAQNRDQLQKTVWTDNDEGEHIEIIRAATDNDEGRLIATSIFELKMRHQAPNTDFAILYRTNAQSRSFEEALRKLGIKYKIYGGLSFYQRKEIKDLIAYFRFTVNQRDEEAFKRIINLPKRGIGDSTIQKMVVAAAEHNVPVWEVVCHPEQYLGKSRIGAAIADFATMIKDFMLTLTQKDAYETASHIAKASGLLRELFEDKTVEGRARYDNVQELLNAIKEFTDTPDREDKSLSAFLQEVSLLTTADEGDKDNEDAVSLMTIHQAKGLEFKYVYVVGMEEDLFPSQMMLASRADLEEERRLFYVAITRAEKKLVLSYALQRYRFGNLRPCEPSRFLDELDQRYVQISRIRRDGFVDNAGKVVSPPDMPRKLQRGESPLREKMLERSSSPVSRGVIPPPPANNYLHKPSANFTASNPALLREGMRVEHAKFGFGKIVKLDLQGADKRAVIQFDKVGEKTLLLNFAKLMIVEK, from the coding sequence ATGGAAAAGCGCTTCACCGATTATCTGGCTTCGCTGAACGAGCCTCAGCGCAATGCCGTGTTGCACACCGAAGGCCCGCTGATGATTATTGCCGGAGCAGGCTCAGGGAAGACCCGTGTACTGACCTACCGAATTGCCTGGCTGATGCAACAGGGCGTAGAACCTTTTAATATTCTGGCACTGACTTTTACTAACAAGGCTGCCCGTGAAATGCGTCACCGCATTGAGCAGGTGGTCGGGCACGATGCGCGCAACCTCTGGATGGGGACGTTTCACTCTGTTTTTGCAAAAATTCTGCGCATTGAAGGGCATCGCCTCGGTTATACTTCTGACTTCACGATTTACGATACAGACGACTCCAAGTCGCTCATCAAAACCATTCTCAACGAAATGGGGCTGGATGATAAAGTGTATAAGGTATCGGCAGTGATGTCGCGTATCTCGGCGGCTAAAAACCGCCTGATTTCATGGAATGAGTACATCCGCAATCCGATTTTTTTGGCGGAAGATACCGAAGCTGCCAAACCAAAACTTGGCGAAGTCTATAAACAATACGTGCAGCGCTGTTTCAAAGCCAACGCAATGGATTTTGATGACTTGCTGTTCAATACCAATGTACTTTTCCGTGATTGCCTGGATGTATTGCACAAGTATCAACACAAGTTTCGCTATGTGCTGGTAGATGAGTTTCAGGATACCAACTTTGCCCAGTACCTGATTACCAAGAATTTAGCGGCTGTTCATCAGAATATTTGCGTGGTGGGCGACGATGCGCAAAGTATTTACGCCTTCCGCGGGGCAGACATTCAGAATATCCTGAATTTTTCTAAGGATTATCCCGACTTGGTAACGGTTAAGTTGGAACAAAACTATCGTTCTACCAAAAAAATTGTACACGTAGCCAATAAAGTAATCGCGCAGAACCGCGACCAGTTGCAGAAAACGGTTTGGACGGACAACGACGAAGGCGAGCACATAGAGATTATTCGTGCAGCGACCGACAACGACGAAGGCCGCCTGATTGCCACTTCTATTTTTGAGTTGAAAATGCGGCATCAGGCACCCAATACCGATTTCGCGATTTTATACCGCACCAACGCGCAGTCGCGTTCTTTTGAGGAGGCCTTGCGCAAGCTGGGTATCAAATACAAAATTTACGGAGGTCTGTCGTTTTATCAGCGCAAAGAAATCAAAGACCTGATTGCTTATTTCCGCTTTACGGTCAATCAGCGCGATGAGGAAGCATTTAAGCGCATCATTAATCTGCCCAAGCGCGGTATCGGCGATTCTACCATTCAGAAAATGGTGGTGGCTGCGGCAGAGCACAACGTGCCTGTATGGGAGGTAGTTTGCCATCCTGAACAGTACTTAGGCAAGTCGCGGATTGGTGCTGCCATTGCCGACTTTGCCACCATGATTAAGGATTTCATGCTTACGCTGACGCAAAAAGATGCGTATGAAACCGCTTCGCACATTGCCAAGGCTTCGGGGTTGCTGCGTGAGCTTTTTGAAGACAAAACGGTAGAAGGTCGCGCCCGCTACGACAACGTGCAGGAATTGCTCAATGCCATCAAAGAATTTACCGATACGCCCGACCGCGAAGACAAAAGCCTATCGGCATTTTTGCAGGAAGTTTCGCTGCTCACTACCGCCGACGAAGGCGACAAAGACAACGAAGACGCGGTTTCGCTCATGACCATCCATCAGGCCAAAGGTTTGGAATTTAAGTACGTGTATGTGGTGGGTATGGAGGAGGATTTGTTCCCTTCGCAAATGATGCTGGCCTCCCGTGCCGATTTGGAGGAGGAACGCCGCCTGTTCTACGTAGCCATTACCCGCGCCGAGAAGAAATTGGTGTTGAGTTATGCGCTGCAACGCTACCGATTCGGCAACTTGCGCCCCTGCGAACCGAGCCGTTTTCTGGACGAATTAGACCAGCGCTATGTGCAAATCAGCCGCATTCGCCGCGACGGTTTTGTAGATAACGCGGGGAAAGTAGTCAGCCCACCCGACATGCCCCGCAAACTTCAGCGCGGAGAATCGCCGCTGCGCGAAAAGATGCTGGAACGGTCTTCTTCGCCTGTTTCCCGCGGTGTAATACCGCCACCGCCCGCCAACAATTACCTGCATAAGCCTTCTGCCAATTTTACAGCCAGCAATCCGGCACTTCTGCGTGAAGGTATGCGCGTAGAGCACGCCAAGTTCGGCTTCGGCAAAATCGTAAAATTAGATTTGCAAGGGGCAGACAAACGGGCGGTTATTCAGTTTGACAAAGTAGGAGAGAAAACCTTGCTACTCAACTTTGCCAAACTGATGATTGTGGAAAAGTAG
- the murB gene encoding UDP-N-acetylmuramate dehydrogenase, whose protein sequence is MNTLLVNQSLRPFNTFGIDATTHYFMEVDSVAALQNALQLPEIQGLPLLVLGGGSNLLLTRNFEGFALKISLKGIELLHEDEQCYYVRAGAGENWHGFVQHCIANGWAGVENLSLIPGTVGAAPMQNIGAYGVELKDVFHELQALAIADGSLHTFSHSDCRFGYRESVFKHEAKGKYIITSVTFRLRKVPQINVSYGAIRQTLEAMGISSPTIADVSRAVIHIRQSKLPDPAQLGNAGSFFKNPEIPRVQYEELKTRYPELPAYPTDHPDRMKIAAGWLIEQCGWKGKRVGNTGAHKDQALVLVNYGGASGAEIWQLAQQIQASVAERFGVQLQPEVNVV, encoded by the coding sequence ATGAACACCCTGCTCGTCAACCAATCGCTGCGTCCATTCAATACTTTTGGCATTGATGCCACTACTCATTATTTCATGGAAGTGGACAGCGTCGCAGCCTTGCAAAATGCCCTGCAACTACCCGAAATTCAAGGTTTACCATTACTGGTGCTCGGAGGAGGCAGTAATCTGCTCCTCACACGCAATTTTGAAGGATTTGCCTTGAAAATCAGCCTGAAAGGTATTGAGTTACTGCATGAAGATGAGCAATGCTACTACGTGCGGGCGGGTGCAGGTGAAAACTGGCACGGCTTTGTACAACACTGCATCGCCAACGGTTGGGCAGGTGTGGAAAACCTGTCGCTCATTCCCGGTACGGTGGGTGCTGCCCCCATGCAGAACATCGGCGCTTACGGTGTGGAGCTGAAAGATGTTTTCCATGAATTGCAGGCGCTTGCCATTGCCGACGGCAGTTTGCATACGTTTTCGCACAGCGATTGTCGCTTTGGTTATCGGGAAAGTGTGTTTAAACACGAAGCCAAAGGAAAATACATCATCACATCGGTAACTTTTCGCTTGCGCAAAGTGCCGCAAATCAATGTTTCCTATGGTGCCATCCGCCAAACGCTGGAAGCGATGGGCATCAGTTCACCGACGATTGCCGACGTGAGCCGCGCTGTGATTCACATTCGCCAAAGCAAACTGCCCGACCCTGCGCAATTAGGCAATGCAGGCAGTTTTTTCAAAAATCCCGAAATCCCGAGGGTACAGTATGAGGAACTAAAAACCCGCTACCCCGAATTGCCCGCCTACCCGACCGACCACCCCGACCGCATGAAAATAGCCGCGGGCTGGCTGATTGAACAATGTGGCTGGAAAGGCAAACGAGTAGGTAACACGGGCGCACACAAAGACCAAGCCTTGGTATTGGTAAACTACGGCGGGGCAAGCGGTGCGGAAATTTGGCAATTGGCACAACAGATTCAGGCTTCGGTAGCCGAACGCTTCGGCGTGCAGTTGCAGCCGGAGGTGAATGTGGTGTAA
- the porT gene encoding type IX secretion/gliding motility protein PorT/SprT, which translates to MRFLVIGAALLLALLAHDAVAQKKRNNTGYGRSKNLPTYDDRVLRYGFQLGLHQSRFNIRHSDFFANNGDSTTAVRPKWSPGFMLGLITSFRLGNELWNLRFVPNVSFYERSIEYQYRNNPENLHNETFENTMVEFPVLLKYKSVRRGNHRMYMVGGLSANFKVAGKKERLNDLQLQSTNQNIEVCYGIGWDLYFEFFKFAPELRFSHGIPNLLIKNGNAVSNSLDRLTTHRVALILNFE; encoded by the coding sequence ATGCGATTTTTAGTGATTGGGGCAGCATTGCTGTTGGCTTTGCTTGCCCACGATGCAGTGGCGCAGAAAAAGCGCAACAATACAGGATACGGGCGCAGCAAAAATCTGCCAACTTACGATGACCGCGTATTGCGCTACGGCTTCCAGTTAGGGCTGCACCAGTCCCGGTTCAATATTCGCCATTCCGATTTTTTTGCCAATAATGGCGACAGCACCACTGCTGTTCGCCCCAAATGGTCGCCCGGATTCATGCTGGGGCTGATTACGAGTTTTCGGCTGGGCAATGAGCTCTGGAATCTGCGCTTTGTACCCAATGTGTCGTTTTATGAACGCAGCATTGAGTATCAGTACCGCAACAATCCCGAAAACCTGCACAATGAAACTTTTGAAAATACGATGGTTGAATTTCCCGTACTGCTCAAATACAAGTCTGTGCGGCGAGGCAATCATCGGATGTACATGGTGGGCGGGCTTTCTGCCAATTTTAAGGTGGCAGGAAAAAAGGAGCGCCTGAACGATTTGCAATTGCAATCCACCAATCAAAACATAGAGGTCTGCTACGGCATCGGCTGGGATTTGTATTTTGAGTTTTTCAAATTCGCACCCGAGCTCCGCTTTTCGCACGGCATTCCCAATCTGCTCATCAAAAACGGCAATGCGGTATCCAACAGCTTAGACCGCCTCACCACGCATCGGGTAGCACTGATTCTCAATTTTGAATAG
- the ubiE gene encoding bifunctional demethylmenaquinone methyltransferase/2-methoxy-6-polyprenyl-1,4-benzoquinol methylase UbiE — MTVVPYKDREEGKKEQIADMFDSISPRYDLLNRLLSGGIDIYWRKKAIRKLAPAKPQLILDIATGTADLAIEALSLHPQKIIGVDISEGMLAFGRKKLEKMGLQNKIELRKGDSEALLFDDNTFDAAMVSFGVRNFENLDKGLADICRVLKPGGMLMVLEFSQPTAFPIKQLYAFYSKHILPRIGKVISKDSSAYDYLPESVKAFPYGEMFLQHMRRAGFSETHCEPLTFGICSIYTGKKSEG, encoded by the coding sequence ATGACCGTAGTTCCATATAAAGACAGAGAAGAGGGAAAAAAAGAGCAGATAGCCGATATGTTCGACAGCATTTCGCCGCGCTACGACTTGCTGAACCGACTGCTCAGCGGAGGAATTGATATTTACTGGCGCAAAAAAGCCATCCGCAAATTAGCCCCTGCCAAGCCTCAACTCATCCTCGATATTGCAACAGGCACAGCAGACCTTGCCATAGAAGCGCTTTCGCTGCATCCGCAAAAAATCATAGGCGTTGATATTTCGGAAGGTATGCTCGCTTTCGGCAGAAAAAAGTTAGAAAAAATGGGCTTGCAAAATAAAATTGAACTTCGCAAAGGCGATTCGGAGGCACTATTGTTTGATGATAACACCTTTGACGCAGCGATGGTATCTTTCGGTGTGCGCAACTTTGAAAACTTAGACAAAGGGCTGGCAGATATCTGCCGCGTGCTGAAACCCGGGGGAATGTTAATGGTGCTGGAATTTTCACAACCTACCGCCTTCCCTATCAAGCAACTGTATGCGTTTTATTCAAAGCATATTTTGCCCCGAATCGGTAAAGTCATTTCCAAGGACAGTTCGGCTTATGACTACCTGCCCGAATCGGTAAAGGCTTTTCCCTACGGTGAAATGTTTTTACAGCACATGCGCCGTGCAGGTTTTTCCGAAACCCACTGCGAACCGCTCACTTTTGGCATTTGTTCCATTTACACCGGCAAAAAAAGCGAAGGTTGA
- a CDS encoding ABC transporter permease — translation MIFTENVREAMKAIRDNLLRTSLTAAIIAIGITALVGILTAIDAIQNSVSQGLSDLGANTFNISDLDRRRRQQMGVNTTQAEPISYEEIMLFKRKFEEYAPVALQTSLSGTAEIKSGSLKTNPNISVTGADEHYLATVGGDLEVGRNFSTVELRNGVPVAIIGNEVAQKLFTSAEQALNQPILLLGNQFRVIGVLKDKAGFGGGGGGLNRNVLIPFEKAVALANGRRLYYRATCIVRNPADLEYLMGEATGKFRLIRRDALGKPESFLIEKNETAQEALDNISGQLRIGGFGIGFITLLGASIGLMNIMLVSVTERTREIGIRKALGATPTRIREQFLIEAVVICIIGGVVGIILGILIGNLVAVLVKAGGFLVPWAWMMIALVVCIGVGILSGYYPAFKASKLDPIESLRFE, via the coding sequence ATGATTTTTACCGAAAATGTTCGCGAGGCAATGAAAGCCATTCGCGATAACTTGTTAAGAACTTCACTGACCGCTGCCATTATTGCCATCGGCATTACAGCCTTGGTAGGGATTCTGACGGCAATAGATGCCATTCAGAACTCTGTTTCACAAGGGCTTTCCGACCTTGGGGCTAATACCTTCAACATCAGCGACTTAGACCGCAGGCGCAGGCAGCAAATGGGGGTTAATACAACACAGGCCGAACCGATTTCTTACGAAGAAATCATGCTTTTTAAGCGAAAGTTTGAAGAATATGCGCCCGTAGCTTTACAAACCAGCCTTTCGGGAACGGCGGAAATCAAGAGCGGCTCTTTAAAAACCAACCCCAACATATCAGTTACCGGAGCAGATGAGCACTATCTGGCCACTGTCGGCGGCGATTTGGAAGTCGGCAGAAATTTCTCGACCGTAGAATTGCGCAACGGCGTACCCGTAGCCATTATTGGCAACGAAGTTGCTCAAAAACTGTTCACAAGTGCCGAACAAGCCCTAAATCAACCCATATTGCTGCTTGGCAATCAGTTCCGTGTTATCGGGGTGCTGAAAGACAAAGCGGGCTTTGGCGGCGGCGGCGGAGGTCTGAACCGCAACGTACTCATTCCTTTTGAAAAAGCCGTAGCGCTTGCCAACGGGCGCAGGCTGTACTATCGGGCAACCTGCATTGTTCGCAACCCTGCCGATTTGGAATACCTCATGGGCGAAGCTACGGGTAAATTCAGGCTTATTCGCCGCGATGCACTCGGCAAACCCGAATCGTTTCTGATAGAAAAAAATGAAACGGCACAGGAAGCCTTAGACAATATCAGCGGACAACTTCGCATAGGCGGTTTCGGTATCGGATTCATCACCCTTTTGGGCGCATCTATCGGGTTGATGAATATTATGCTCGTTTCGGTAACGGAACGCACCCGCGAAATAGGTATTCGCAAGGCACTGGGCGCAACCCCTACGCGCATCCGCGAACAGTTTTTGATTGAAGCCGTTGTCATTTGCATCATCGGCGGAGTAGTCGGCATCATCCTCGGCATCCTGATTGGCAACTTGGTGGCAGTGCTGGTGAAGGCAGGCGGATTCCTTGTGCCTTGGGCATGGATGATGATTGCGCTTGTCGTATGTATAGGTGTAGGTATCCTGTCCGGTTATTATCCCGCTTTCAAAGCCTCCAAATTAGACCCGATAGAATCGCTGCGGTTTGAGTAG
- the fabD gene encoding ACP S-malonyltransferase produces MKAYIFPGQGAQFPGMGKELYEQHEAIRQLFEQANTLLGFRLSDIMFNGTEEDLKQTKVTQPAIFLHSVAVAKTAADFKPDMVAGHSLGEFSALVAAGAMSFEDGLMLVSQRAQAMQRACEINPSTMAAVLGLDDDKVEEICAQITDEIVVAANYNCPGQLVISGSFKGVELAGEALKAAGAKRVLPLQVGGAFHSPLMEPARAELAAAIEKTHIVTPVCPVYQNVDAKPYTDPAQIKANLIAQLTAPVRWTQSVQNMIADGATEFVECGPGKVLQGLVKKINKDAAVASL; encoded by the coding sequence ATGAAAGCATACATTTTTCCGGGACAAGGCGCGCAGTTCCCCGGCATGGGCAAAGAACTGTACGAGCAGCATGAGGCTATCCGCCAACTTTTTGAGCAAGCCAATACTTTGCTGGGTTTCCGCCTGTCCGATATCATGTTCAACGGCACCGAAGAAGACCTGAAACAAACCAAAGTTACTCAGCCTGCCATCTTCCTGCATTCGGTGGCTGTTGCCAAAACAGCGGCAGACTTCAAACCCGACATGGTAGCCGGCCACTCTCTGGGTGAATTTTCTGCTTTGGTAGCTGCCGGAGCCATGAGCTTTGAAGATGGGCTGATGCTGGTATCGCAGCGTGCACAAGCCATGCAGCGCGCCTGCGAAATTAACCCCTCTACCATGGCGGCCGTGCTGGGACTGGACGATGATAAGGTAGAAGAAATCTGTGCCCAAATCACCGATGAAATAGTGGTTGCGGCAAACTACAACTGCCCGGGGCAATTGGTTATTTCGGGTTCTTTTAAAGGCGTAGAATTAGCAGGCGAAGCATTGAAAGCCGCAGGAGCTAAGCGTGTGCTGCCTTTGCAGGTGGGCGGAGCGTTCCACTCGCCGCTGATGGAACCAGCCCGCGCAGAGCTGGCCGCTGCCATTGAAAAAACACATATTGTAACACCTGTGTGCCCCGTTTACCAAAACGTGGATGCCAAACCTTACACCGACCCCGCACAAATCAAGGCCAACTTGATTGCGCAATTGACCGCCCCCGTGCGCTGGACGCAAAGCGTACAAAATATGATAGCCGACGGCGCTACCGAATTTGTAGAATGTGGCCCCGGCAAGGTTTTGCAAGGACTTGTGAAAAAAATCAATAAAGACGCGGCGGTTGCTTCGCTGTAA